The Agrobacterium vitis genome has a segment encoding these proteins:
- a CDS encoding extracellular solute-binding protein translates to MGLCAAQGLTTQAFAEEPQWRHAIGLIDAPKYPEGFQRFDYVNPDAPKAGELKLSANGTFDTFNPVLDKGQLAAGLLPRLSMVTETLLKPSLDEDGTSYGLLAEAFAYPADFSYVKFRLRQQAKWADGQPVTPEDVVFSLEKFKELNPLFTSYYSHVVKAEKTGEREVTFTFDQKGNKELPLIVGELDIVPKHWWEGQGPDGKPRDISKTTLEPIMGSGPYRIAGFSPGGNVRYELREDYWGKDVNVNIGYNNFKTVIYTFFTDENVEFEAFRAGTVDYWYETKAAHWATAFDFPAVKDGRIVREETPTPFRATGIMQAMVPNLRRELFKDERVREALGYAFDFEELNRTVFFNSYKRIDSFFWGTELASSGLPQGRELDILEALKGEVPADVFTKPYTNPVGGTPEKQRDNLRNAVSLLKQAGYEIRGNKMVKAATGEPLKFEILLSSPILEVVAVPYVTMLRKIGIEAGIRTVDSSQYINRLRNFDYDMTWTVWGQTRNPGNEQRNYWGSASANQNGSRNYAGISDPAIDKLIDQVVFAKSRDDLIAATRALDRVLLAHHYVIPMYYGNTARMAYWSKLAHPAEFPHFSTGFPDIWWAKQAPN, encoded by the coding sequence ATGGGTCTTTGCGCCGCACAAGGCTTGACCACCCAGGCTTTCGCAGAGGAACCCCAATGGCGCCACGCCATCGGCTTGATCGACGCACCGAAATATCCCGAGGGTTTTCAACGCTTCGACTATGTCAATCCAGATGCGCCGAAGGCGGGTGAACTGAAACTGTCGGCCAATGGGACGTTTGATACGTTCAATCCTGTTTTGGATAAAGGCCAACTTGCGGCAGGACTATTGCCCCGTCTGTCGATGGTGACGGAAACGCTATTGAAGCCTTCCTTGGATGAGGATGGCACGAGCTATGGATTGCTCGCTGAAGCTTTCGCTTATCCTGCTGATTTTTCCTACGTCAAGTTTCGTCTCAGACAGCAAGCAAAATGGGCCGATGGTCAGCCAGTCACACCGGAAGACGTTGTTTTCAGCCTGGAAAAATTCAAGGAGCTCAATCCGCTTTTCACCTCTTACTATAGCCATGTGGTGAAAGCCGAAAAGACCGGTGAACGGGAAGTGACATTTACTTTCGATCAGAAGGGCAACAAGGAATTGCCCTTGATCGTCGGTGAACTGGATATCGTTCCGAAGCACTGGTGGGAGGGCCAGGGCCCCGATGGCAAGCCACGCGACATTTCCAAGACGACGTTGGAGCCGATCATGGGTTCCGGCCCCTATCGCATCGCCGGATTTTCGCCGGGTGGAAACGTGCGCTACGAATTGCGGGAGGATTACTGGGGCAAAGATGTGAACGTCAACATCGGCTATAACAATTTCAAGACGGTGATTTATACGTTTTTCACCGACGAAAACGTGGAGTTTGAAGCCTTTCGGGCCGGGACCGTGGATTATTGGTATGAGACCAAGGCCGCTCATTGGGCCACAGCTTTTGATTTTCCAGCCGTCAAGGATGGGCGGATCGTCAGAGAAGAGACCCCAACTCCTTTTCGAGCAACAGGCATTATGCAGGCGATGGTCCCCAATTTGCGAAGGGAGCTTTTCAAAGATGAGCGGGTCCGCGAAGCTTTAGGCTACGCGTTCGATTTCGAAGAGCTCAACAGGACCGTATTTTTCAACAGCTACAAGCGCATCGACAGCTTCTTCTGGGGCACAGAACTTGCCTCGTCCGGTCTACCCCAAGGCAGGGAACTGGACATTCTGGAGGCCTTAAAAGGGGAGGTTCCCGCTGACGTTTTCACCAAGCCCTATACGAACCCGGTTGGCGGGACGCCTGAAAAGCAGCGTGACAATCTTCGCAATGCCGTATCTCTGTTGAAGCAGGCCGGATATGAAATTCGTGGCAATAAAATGGTCAAGGCGGCAACGGGCGAGCCGCTGAAATTCGAAATTCTTTTGAGCAGTCCGATCCTGGAAGTGGTGGCAGTTCCTTATGTCACAATGCTGCGGAAAATCGGTATTGAGGCAGGCATTCGCACGGTGGATTCATCTCAATATATTAATCGGTTGCGAAATTTTGATTATGATATGACCTGGACCGTGTGGGGACAGACCCGCAATCCTGGAAATGAACAACGCAATTATTGGGGTTCGGCATCCGCCAATCAAAACGGCTCCCGCAATTATGCCGGCATATCCGACCCCGCCATCGACAAACTGATCGATCAGGTTGTGTTCGCAAAAAGCCGGGATGACCTTATCGCCGCGACAAGAGCGCTGGACCGTGTCCTTTTGGCGCATCACTATGTCATTCCGATGTACTATGGAAACACGGCCCGCATGGCCTATTGGTCAAAGCTTGCTCACCCGGCAGAGTTTCCGCACTTTTCAACCGGTTTCCCCGACATCTGGTGGGCAAAGCAAGCCCCGAACTAA
- a CDS encoding 2,3-bisphosphoglycerate-dependent phosphoglycerate mutase: protein MTGTLVLVRHGQSDWNLKNLFTGWRDPDLTELGVQEANAGGKALKEYGIQFDIAFTSDLSRAQKTCGIILDNLGQSGLETIRDQALNERDYGDLSGLNKDDARAKWGEEQVHIWRRSYDIPPPGGESLRDTGARVWPYYLTEILPRVLRGEKVLVAAHGNSLRSLVMVLDKLTKEQILSVNLATGVPMVYKLNADSTVASKDVLGDMSGAH, encoded by the coding sequence ATGACCGGTACCCTCGTGCTCGTGCGCCATGGCCAGAGCGATTGGAATTTGAAGAACCTGTTCACCGGTTGGCGTGATCCCGACCTGACTGAACTTGGCGTGCAGGAAGCCAATGCTGGCGGAAAAGCGCTGAAGGAGTACGGCATTCAGTTCGATATCGCCTTTACCTCCGATCTTTCCCGCGCCCAGAAGACCTGCGGTATCATTCTCGACAATCTTGGCCAATCCGGCCTTGAAACCATCCGCGATCAGGCCCTGAACGAGCGTGATTACGGCGATCTTTCCGGCCTCAACAAGGACGATGCCCGCGCCAAATGGGGCGAGGAACAAGTGCATATCTGGCGCCGTTCCTACGACATTCCGCCACCGGGCGGCGAAAGCCTGCGCGATACCGGCGCCCGCGTCTGGCCCTATTACCTCACCGAAATCCTGCCGCGCGTGCTGCGGGGCGAAAAGGTGCTGGTGGCGGCCCATGGCAATTCGCTGCGCTCGCTGGTGATGGTGCTGGACAAGCTGACCAAGGAACAGATCCTCAGCGTCAATCTCGCCACTGGCGTGCCGATGGTCTACAAGCTGAACGCCGATTCCACCGTGGCCTCCAAGGACGTGCTCGGCGACATGTCTGGCGCCCATTGA
- a CDS encoding methylglyoxal synthase → MAERQKIALIAHDKMKDQMAAFARHHQSFLEQWQIVATGTTGARVQDACPKLDVLRMKSGPLGGDQQIGAMIAQEEVAMLIFFVDPLTPMPHDVDVKALMRLAILYDTPMALNRATADRLLPVITE, encoded by the coding sequence ATGGCTGAGCGCCAGAAGATTGCGCTGATCGCGCATGACAAGATGAAGGACCAGATGGCGGCATTTGCCCGTCATCATCAGAGTTTTCTTGAGCAATGGCAGATTGTCGCCACCGGCACGACCGGCGCACGGGTGCAGGACGCCTGCCCGAAACTGGACGTTCTCAGGATGAAAAGTGGCCCTCTGGGCGGCGACCAGCAAATCGGCGCAATGATTGCCCAGGAAGAGGTCGCCATGCTGATCTTCTTCGTCGATCCCCTCACCCCCATGCCCCATGATGTCGATGTCAAAGCGCTGATGCGACTGGCTATTCTTTACGATACACCGATGGCGCTCAATCGGGCGACAGCCGACCGTCTGTTGCCCGTGATCACGGAATAA
- the upp gene encoding uracil phosphoribosyltransferase: MDGVTVINHPLVQHKLTFMRRKETSTAGFRRLLREISTLLCYEVTRDLELTVETIETPMVEMEAPVLEGKKLVFASILRAGNGLLEGMLDLVPSARVSHVGVYRDHETLQPVEYYFKAPENLSERLVIVVDPMLATGNSSIAAVDKLKERGAKNLRFVCLLAAPEGLKHFREAHPDVPIFTASIDSHLNEQGYIVPGLGDAGDRMYGTK; the protein is encoded by the coding sequence ATGGACGGCGTCACAGTCATCAATCACCCCCTGGTGCAGCACAAGCTGACCTTCATGCGCCGTAAGGAAACCTCGACGGCGGGCTTTCGCCGTCTGCTGCGGGAAATCTCGACGCTGCTCTGCTATGAAGTGACCCGCGATCTGGAACTGACCGTGGAAACCATCGAAACGCCGATGGTGGAAATGGAAGCACCGGTGCTGGAAGGCAAGAAGCTGGTGTTCGCGTCCATTCTGCGGGCCGGAAACGGCCTGCTGGAAGGCATGCTGGATCTGGTTCCCTCCGCCCGTGTCTCGCATGTGGGCGTCTACCGCGATCACGAGACCTTGCAGCCGGTCGAATACTACTTCAAAGCCCCGGAAAACCTGTCGGAGCGGCTGGTGATTGTCGTCGATCCGATGTTGGCCACCGGCAATTCTTCAATCGCTGCCGTCGATAAGCTGAAGGAGCGGGGAGCGAAGAACCTGCGCTTCGTTTGCCTGTTGGCAGCCCCTGAAGGTTTGAAACATTTCCGCGAAGCCCATCCCGATGTGCCGATCTTTACGGCTTCGATTGATAGTCACCTGAACGAGCAGGGCTATATCGTGCCGGGCCTGGGTGACGCTGGCGACCGGATGTACGGCACCAAGTAA
- the dapB gene encoding 4-hydroxy-tetrahydrodipicolinate reductase, with the protein MKLVVVGASGRMGQALVRIICETQGAVLHAAVGRPGSASIGRDAGDLAGLGPLGVPVTDDALAAFVNADGVIDFTKPETSLEFAALAAQARIVHIIGTTGCSPADEARFEAAARHARIVKSGNMSLGVNLLSVLVAQAAKALEASGWDIEVLEMHHKHKVDAPSGTALLLGEAAAKGRGIDLKDKAVKVRDGHTGARAPGSIGFATLRGGSVIGEHSVLLAGEGEIVTLSHSAGDRSIFARGAVKAALWAQDKKPGLYSMLDVLGLSSPQ; encoded by the coding sequence ATGAAGCTGGTCGTGGTAGGCGCCAGCGGACGCATGGGTCAGGCGCTGGTGCGGATCATCTGCGAGACGCAGGGTGCGGTGCTGCATGCGGCGGTGGGCCGTCCGGGCTCCGCCTCGATTGGCCGGGATGCCGGCGATCTGGCGGGCCTCGGTCCCCTGGGTGTTCCCGTCACCGACGATGCATTGGCCGCCTTCGTCAATGCTGATGGGGTCATCGACTTTACCAAGCCGGAAACCTCATTGGAGTTTGCCGCCCTCGCAGCCCAGGCCCGCATCGTTCATATCATTGGCACAACGGGATGCTCGCCAGCCGATGAGGCAAGGTTCGAGGCAGCAGCGCGCCATGCCAGAATCGTCAAATCCGGTAATATGAGCCTCGGCGTCAACCTGTTGTCGGTCCTGGTTGCCCAGGCTGCAAAGGCGCTGGAAGCCTCCGGCTGGGATATCGAAGTGCTGGAAATGCATCACAAACACAAGGTCGATGCGCCCTCGGGCACCGCCCTTCTTCTGGGAGAAGCCGCCGCCAAGGGGCGTGGCATCGACCTCAAGGACAAGGCCGTCAAAGTGCGCGACGGACATACCGGGGCGCGTGCGCCCGGATCGATCGGCTTTGCAACGCTGCGCGGTGGCTCTGTTATCGGCGAACATTCCGTTCTGCTGGCTGGCGAAGGCGAGATCGTCACGCTCTCCCATAGTGCTGGCGACCGCTCGATCTTCGCACGCGGCGCGGTCAAGGCCGCGCTCTGGGCGCAGGACAAGAAGCCCGGACTTTACTCCATGCTCGATGTTCTCGGGCTTTCATCTCCGCAATAA
- the mepA gene encoding penicillin-insensitive murein endopeptidase: MTAGLAVLSLGIDMAMAGPDQPAKLAFPQETLPNAGPSTPYGSYARGCMSGAVALPTDGPNWQAMRLSRNRRWGNPAMIQTIEQLSRDAPKIGWPGLLVGDIAQPRGGPMANGHASHQIGLDADIWLTPMPAKRLTVQQREDLPFTSMILKDKFLTINPQTWTPTHARLLMLAASYPQVERLFVNPTIKKKLCESWTGDRTNMGKIRPIYGHDAHFHIRLSCPPGAAGCKPQAPVAPGDGCDKSLAWWFTKEPWEQKKRDPNAKPPPPPRPVMVSDLPKACAAVLDAPSVASEKQATFGGVKAYVSPGSASVKASTVTPDDANLPSEDVPSPSPRP, encoded by the coding sequence ATGACAGCCGGGCTGGCGGTTCTTTCACTCGGGATCGACATGGCCATGGCCGGGCCGGATCAGCCTGCAAAACTCGCCTTTCCCCAGGAAACCCTTCCCAATGCAGGGCCGTCCACGCCCTATGGTTCCTATGCGCGCGGCTGCATGAGCGGAGCAGTCGCCCTGCCGACGGATGGGCCGAATTGGCAGGCCATGCGCCTGTCGCGCAATCGCCGCTGGGGCAATCCGGCGATGATCCAGACCATCGAGCAATTGTCGCGGGATGCGCCGAAAATCGGTTGGCCGGGCCTGCTGGTCGGCGATATTGCCCAGCCACGCGGCGGGCCGATGGCCAATGGCCATGCCTCCCACCAGATCGGATTGGACGCCGATATCTGGCTGACCCCGATGCCAGCGAAGCGCCTGACGGTGCAGCAGCGCGAAGACCTTCCCTTTACCTCGATGATCCTGAAGGATAAATTCCTGACGATCAATCCGCAGACCTGGACACCGACCCATGCCCGGCTGCTGATGCTGGCAGCAAGCTATCCGCAGGTCGAGCGGCTGTTCGTCAATCCGACCATCAAGAAGAAACTCTGCGAAAGCTGGACGGGCGACCGGACCAATATGGGCAAGATCCGCCCGATCTATGGCCATGACGCCCATTTCCATATCCGGCTTTCCTGCCCGCCCGGTGCCGCCGGTTGCAAGCCGCAAGCACCTGTTGCCCCCGGCGACGGCTGCGATAAATCGCTGGCCTGGTGGTTTACCAAGGAACCGTGGGAACAGAAGAAACGCGACCCGAATGCCAAGCCCCCGCCGCCGCCACGCCCCGTGATGGTTTCGGACCTACCCAAAGCCTGTGCCGCGGTGCTGGATGCTCCGTCTGTCGCCAGCGAGAAACAGGCGACCTTCGGCGGCGTCAAGGCCTATGTCAGCCCTGGGTCTGCCTCTGTGAAAGCTTCAACGGTCACCCCCGATGATGCCAACCTGCCGAGCGAGGACGTTCCATCACCGTCTCCGCGCCCCTAA
- a CDS encoding glucokinase — translation MPKPHDNDHMPFPVLVGDIGGTNARFWILMDAHAAPKEFANIHTADFPTIDQAIQDCILDKSGFQPRSAILAVAGPIKDDEIPLTNCPWVIRPKAMIADLGFDDVLVVNDFEAQALAAASLGRDDREPIGPLTETSLNSRVILGPGTGLGVGGLLYTHHTWFPVPGEGGHVDIGPRSDRDWQIFPHIERIEGRISGEQILCGRGILHLYNAICAADGIAPVWTDPADVTQHALKGNDPVCVETMTLFVTYLGRIAGDMALVFMARGGVFLSGGISQKIIPLLKSPVFRAAFEDKAPHTEMMKTIPTFVAIHPQAALSGLAAYARTPSSYGVKHEGRRWQR, via the coding sequence ATGCCAAAACCTCATGACAATGATCACATGCCCTTTCCGGTTCTTGTCGGCGATATCGGCGGCACCAATGCGCGCTTCTGGATTCTCATGGATGCCCATGCTGCGCCTAAGGAATTTGCCAATATTCACACAGCGGATTTCCCGACCATCGACCAGGCCATTCAGGATTGTATTCTCGACAAATCCGGCTTCCAGCCGCGCTCGGCCATTCTGGCTGTGGCCGGTCCGATCAAGGATGATGAAATCCCGCTGACCAATTGCCCCTGGGTCATTCGTCCCAAGGCGATGATTGCCGATCTTGGCTTTGACGACGTGCTTGTTGTCAACGATTTCGAGGCGCAGGCGCTGGCCGCTGCATCGCTCGGGCGCGACGACCGCGAACCGATCGGTCCCCTGACCGAAACCTCGCTGAACTCCCGCGTCATTCTGGGACCCGGCACCGGGCTGGGTGTTGGCGGGCTGCTTTATACCCATCATACCTGGTTTCCGGTTCCCGGCGAAGGTGGCCATGTGGATATCGGACCGCGCAGTGACCGGGATTGGCAGATTTTTCCGCATATCGAACGGATCGAAGGCCGGATTTCTGGCGAGCAGATCCTGTGTGGGCGCGGCATCCTGCATCTTTACAATGCCATCTGCGCTGCCGATGGCATTGCGCCTGTATGGACCGATCCCGCCGATGTGACCCAGCATGCCCTGAAGGGCAATGATCCGGTCTGCGTGGAAACCATGACACTGTTCGTGACCTATCTTGGCCGGATTGCCGGTGATATGGCTCTGGTTTTCATGGCCCGTGGCGGCGTTTTCCTATCCGGCGGCATTTCGCAAAAGATTATCCCCTTGCTGAAGAGCCCGGTCTTCCGGGCGGCTTTCGAGGACAAGGCGCCGCATACCGAGATGATGAAGACCATTCCCACCTTTGTCGCTATTCACCCGCAGGCCGCCCTTTCGGGGCTGGCAGCCTATGCCCGCACGCCATCGAGCTATGGCGTGAAGCATGAGGGCCGTCGCTGGCAGCGTTGA
- a CDS encoding adenosine deaminase, whose product MTASLLKAELHCHIEGAAPPALVAAQAEKYGIDASSFIRNESYVWEDFTSFIAAYDFVASVFRSEEDFAALAEAYLSELAGVNTIYSELFVSPDHGEAVGLSAEAYIEGLAEGIVAARAKTGIECRMVIIGERHLGPENVLRRAKWLADYHHPLITGFNMAGEERMNRVADYAPAFDIAREAGYGITIHAGELCGAFSVRDALDLVRPSRIGHGVRAIEDADLVQRLADEGVVLEVCPASNIALKVFEDYASHPMRALADAGVRMCINSDDPPFFQTSLARDYAIVAEMGFSNAEINAMTRTAIEAAFVDEATRQNLLQRLQAAGSGDEAAI is encoded by the coding sequence ATGACTGCGTCCCTGTTGAAGGCCGAGTTGCATTGCCATATCGAAGGTGCCGCACCTCCGGCTCTGGTCGCGGCCCAAGCCGAGAAATATGGCATAGACGCCAGCAGTTTTATCCGCAATGAAAGCTATGTCTGGGAGGACTTTACCAGTTTCATAGCCGCCTATGATTTCGTCGCCTCGGTGTTTCGCAGCGAGGAGGATTTTGCCGCCTTGGCCGAGGCCTATCTGAGCGAATTGGCGGGCGTCAATACGATCTATAGCGAGCTATTCGTTTCGCCTGATCACGGCGAAGCGGTGGGACTGTCCGCCGAAGCCTATATCGAAGGGTTGGCAGAGGGCATTGTCGCTGCACGGGCCAAGACCGGTATCGAATGCCGGATGGTGATTATTGGTGAACGGCATCTGGGGCCGGAAAACGTCTTGCGTCGGGCGAAATGGCTGGCCGATTACCACCATCCGCTGATCACCGGCTTCAATATGGCGGGTGAGGAACGCATGAACCGGGTGGCGGATTACGCCCCGGCCTTCGACATCGCCCGTGAGGCGGGCTACGGCATTACCATCCATGCTGGTGAACTCTGTGGAGCTTTCAGCGTTCGTGACGCGCTGGATCTGGTGCGCCCAAGCCGGATTGGCCATGGCGTGCGTGCGATTGAGGATGCCGATCTGGTACAGCGACTGGCGGATGAGGGCGTTGTGCTGGAAGTCTGCCCCGCCTCCAATATCGCGCTCAAGGTGTTTGAGGATTATGCCAGTCATCCGATGCGGGCTCTGGCCGATGCCGGGGTGCGAATGTGTATCAATTCCGACGATCCGCCGTTTTTTCAGACATCACTGGCACGAGATTATGCCATCGTTGCGGAGATGGGCTTTTCAAACGCCGAGATCAACGCCATGACGCGCACGGCCATTGAGGCGGCTTTCGTGGACGAGGCGACCCGCCAAAACCTGTTGCAGCGGCTGCAAGCGGCTGGTTCTGGGGATGAGGCAGCGATTTAA
- a CDS encoding ABC transporter ATP-binding protein yields MRDTIKTSLPESSESITAVLKRVIAENGRDHVRGYVFAIICLATVALTTAFTAWIMETVINEAFANKRADLVWIICVSIFIAFSLRGLASYGQAVALSKIGNNIVARYQKRLFSHLMTLSMGYFNEARSAHLAAQVSQNVNGIRDVLNLTVTSTARDLLSLIGLIAVMLAKDWVLTLIVFVVAPPVLYSLRYISKRLRKATTDSVMLNSRVLGAMQESVQGIAVVKAFTMEEELGRKVEGIIDSAESRANRIARLSERTSPITESFAGLAIAAVIAYASYRTIAGGMLPGAFFSFIAALLMAYEPAKRLAKLQIQMERAVVNARMIYAILDTQPHQRDKASAGELKVSEARIEFKNIHFAYGNGPEILKGVDITAEGGKTTALVGPSGAGKSTIITLIPRFYDPPQGQILIDGQDIADVTKASLRKHIAYVSQHPYLFEGTIRDNIRYGRPDATDADVEEAARLAYAHDFIMAQPYGYETPVGENGLTLSGGQRQRLSIARALVRNAPILLLDEATSALDTESEAAVQKALDEAMNGRTVVVIAHRLSTVVKADKIVVMQDGRVVEVGNHRTLTERPEGLYARLNNMQATNGSPSL; encoded by the coding sequence TTGCGCGACACCATCAAGACCTCCCTGCCAGAATCGTCGGAAAGCATCACCGCCGTTCTCAAGCGGGTCATCGCCGAAAACGGCCGCGATCATGTCCGCGGCTATGTCTTCGCCATCATCTGCCTGGCAACCGTGGCGCTGACGACGGCCTTTACCGCCTGGATCATGGAAACGGTGATTAACGAGGCCTTCGCCAACAAGCGCGCCGATCTGGTCTGGATCATCTGCGTCTCGATCTTCATCGCTTTCTCGCTGCGTGGCCTTGCCAGCTATGGCCAGGCGGTGGCTTTGTCCAAGATCGGCAACAATATTGTCGCCCGCTATCAGAAGCGGTTGTTCAGCCATCTGATGACGCTGTCCATGGGCTATTTCAACGAGGCCCGCTCGGCGCATCTGGCCGCCCAGGTCAGCCAGAATGTCAATGGTATCAGAGATGTCCTGAACCTGACTGTCACCTCGACGGCGCGGGATCTGCTCAGCCTGATTGGCTTGATCGCGGTCATGCTCGCCAAGGACTGGGTGTTGACGCTGATCGTTTTCGTGGTGGCGCCGCCAGTTCTCTATTCGCTGCGCTATATTTCCAAGCGGCTGCGCAAGGCAACAACGGATTCCGTCATGCTCAACAGCCGGGTGCTCGGCGCCATGCAGGAAAGCGTCCAGGGCATTGCCGTCGTCAAGGCCTTCACCATGGAGGAAGAGCTTGGCCGCAAGGTGGAAGGCATTATCGACAGTGCCGAAAGCCGCGCCAACCGCATTGCCCGTCTGAGTGAACGCACGTCGCCGATTACCGAGAGCTTTGCCGGTCTCGCCATTGCTGCTGTGATTGCCTATGCCTCCTATCGCACCATCGCCGGTGGCATGTTGCCGGGCGCCTTCTTCTCCTTCATCGCCGCCCTGCTGATGGCCTATGAGCCTGCCAAGCGGCTGGCGAAATTGCAGATCCAGATGGAACGGGCCGTGGTCAATGCCCGGATGATCTATGCGATCCTCGACACCCAGCCGCACCAGCGCGACAAGGCCAGCGCTGGCGAATTGAAGGTCAGCGAAGCCCGCATTGAGTTCAAAAATATTCATTTCGCCTATGGCAACGGCCCTGAAATTCTGAAGGGCGTCGATATCACTGCCGAAGGCGGCAAGACCACCGCGCTGGTCGGGCCGTCGGGCGCTGGCAAATCGACGATCATCACGCTGATCCCACGCTTCTACGATCCGCCGCAGGGCCAGATCCTGATCGACGGGCAGGACATTGCCGACGTGACCAAGGCCTCGTTGCGCAAGCATATCGCCTATGTATCGCAGCATCCCTATCTGTTCGAAGGCACGATCCGCGACAATATCCGCTATGGCCGTCCGGACGCCACCGATGCAGACGTAGAAGAGGCCGCGCGCCTTGCCTATGCGCATGATTTCATCATGGCCCAGCCCTATGGCTATGAAACACCGGTGGGCGAAAACGGCCTGACGCTGTCCGGTGGCCAGCGACAGCGCCTGTCCATCGCCCGCGCTCTGGTGCGCAACGCGCCGATCCTGCTTCTGGACGAAGCGACATCCGCTCTCGACACAGAATCGGAAGCCGCCGTGCAGAAGGCACTGGACGAAGCCATGAACGGACGGACCGTCGTGGTCATTGCGCACAGGCTGTCCACCGTGGTCAAGGCCGACAAGATCGTCGTAATGCAGGATGGCCGGGTGGTTGAGGTGGGCAACCACAGGACGTTGACGGAAAGACCGGAGGGGCTTTACGCGCGGCTGAACAATATGCAGGCAACCAATGGAAGTCCTTCACTGTAA
- a CDS encoding TIGR02281 family clan AA aspartic protease, whose amino-acid sequence MLMRVLVFAGLTVLVATQLPAYLQDRTHTAPEKSSQAASLEATRLAVAPQPVAGSGQAILKADGRGHFIAPFRIKGKTVDAMIDTGASTVAINETIARRLGFSGNDLNFKYKVNTANGDTLAAVVTLDRVEVGGVRATQVQAMVLKDKALSGTLIGMTFLKQLGSYKVEDGQMRLSQK is encoded by the coding sequence ATGCTGATGAGGGTTCTGGTCTTTGCCGGTCTGACAGTCCTCGTCGCCACGCAATTGCCTGCCTATTTGCAGGACAGGACGCACACCGCGCCGGAAAAGTCATCGCAGGCGGCAAGTCTTGAGGCAACCCGTCTCGCGGTCGCACCGCAGCCGGTCGCCGGTTCAGGTCAGGCGATCCTGAAGGCCGATGGCCGGGGCCATTTCATCGCGCCCTTCCGCATCAAAGGCAAAACCGTCGATGCGATGATTGATACCGGCGCAAGCACGGTTGCCATTAACGAGACCATCGCCCGCAGGCTTGGCTTCAGCGGCAATGATCTGAATTTCAAATACAAGGTCAATACCGCCAATGGCGACACTTTGGCTGCGGTGGTGACGCTTGACCGGGTGGAGGTTGGCGGGGTGCGTGCCACGCAGGTTCAAGCCATGGTGCTGAAGGACAAGGCCCTGTCCGGCACGCTGATCGGTATGACATTCCTGAAACAGCTCGGCAGTTACAAAGTTGAAGATGGCCAGATGCGGCTTAGTCAAAAATAA